The following proteins are encoded in a genomic region of Calditerricola satsumensis:
- a CDS encoding NAD-dependent malic enzyme, which yields MALERTASMSIILRLEIDKSLAHFGGILSSISAAGGDIVAIDVIKVSKQRTVRDITVNVYDQAHAQQVVDVVSRLAGVKLINVSDRTFLVHLGGKLEVQPKMPIKNREELSRVYTPGVARVCQAIAEDPSKAFSLTIKRNTVAVVSDGSAVLGLGDVGPYAAMPVMEGKAMLFKQLAGVDAFPICLDTKDTEEIIRIVKAIAPAFGGINLEDISAPRCFEIEERLKEELDIPVFHDDQHGTAVVMLAGLLNALKLVGKRLDEIKVVVCGIGAAGTACTKMLLSAGVQNIIGVDRDGAIVRGKRYDNPMWNWYAERTNPDNVSGSLSDVIEGADVFIGVSAPGVLKVEDIKKMARDPIVFAMANPIPEIDPEEAEPYVRVLATGRSDLPNQINNVLCFPGIFRGALDCRAREINEEMKLAAAKAIASVVSDEELNEYYIIPSVFNTKVVERVREAVIEAAVRTGVARRDTKD from the coding sequence TTGGCACTGGAACGAACGGCGAGCATGAGCATCATCCTGCGTCTGGAAATTGACAAGTCGTTGGCTCACTTTGGAGGCATCCTGTCCTCCATCAGTGCGGCGGGGGGCGACATCGTCGCCATCGACGTGATCAAGGTGAGCAAACAGCGAACCGTGCGCGACATTACCGTCAACGTGTACGACCAGGCCCACGCCCAGCAGGTGGTCGATGTCGTTTCCCGCCTGGCCGGCGTCAAGCTGATCAACGTCTCCGACCGAACGTTCCTCGTGCACCTGGGCGGAAAGCTGGAAGTGCAACCCAAGATGCCGATCAAGAACCGCGAGGAGCTGTCCCGCGTCTACACGCCGGGCGTGGCCCGCGTCTGCCAGGCCATCGCCGAGGACCCCTCCAAGGCCTTCTCGCTGACGATCAAGCGCAACACGGTCGCCGTCGTCTCGGACGGATCGGCGGTGCTTGGCCTGGGCGACGTCGGTCCCTACGCGGCGATGCCGGTGATGGAAGGGAAGGCGATGCTCTTTAAACAGCTTGCCGGCGTCGACGCCTTTCCCATCTGCCTCGATACCAAGGACACCGAAGAGATCATCCGCATCGTCAAGGCCATCGCCCCGGCCTTTGGCGGCATCAACCTGGAGGACATTTCCGCGCCGCGGTGCTTCGAAATCGAGGAGCGCCTCAAGGAGGAGCTCGACATCCCCGTCTTCCACGACGACCAGCACGGCACGGCCGTTGTCATGCTGGCCGGCCTGCTGAACGCGTTGAAACTGGTCGGCAAGCGCCTCGACGAGATCAAGGTGGTCGTCTGCGGCATCGGGGCGGCCGGCACGGCGTGCACGAAGATGCTGCTGTCCGCTGGCGTGCAAAACATCATCGGCGTGGATCGTGACGGAGCCATCGTGCGCGGCAAGCGCTACGACAACCCCATGTGGAACTGGTATGCCGAGCGCACCAATCCGGACAACGTCTCCGGCAGCCTTTCGGATGTCATCGAAGGCGCCGACGTGTTCATCGGCGTCTCCGCGCCGGGCGTGCTCAAGGTGGAGGACATCAAGAAGATGGCCCGCGACCCGATCGTCTTTGCCATGGCCAATCCCATCCCGGAGATTGATCCGGAGGAAGCGGAACCGTACGTGCGCGTCCTCGCCACCGGCCGCTCCGATTTGCCGAATCAGATCAACAACGTGCTGTGCTTCCCGGGCATTTTCCGCGGTGCCCTCGACTGCCGCGCCCGCGAGATCAACGAGGAGATGAAGCTGGCCGCGGCGAAAGCCATCGCCTCGGTGGTCAGCGACGAGGAACTGAACGAGTACTACATCATCCCGTCGGTGTTCAACACGAAGGTGGTCGAGCGGGTGCGCGAAGCGGTGATCGAGGCGGCCGTGCGCACCGGCGTGGCCCGCCGGGACACGAAGGACTGA
- a CDS encoding PaaI family thioesterase, with protein sequence MTAFKETRECNLPQRLLDRFRADPYARRMGFALLEAAPGYARVAVDVTPDLFNFAGTPHGGLLFSLADYALAVASNSHNRIAVATSVSIQFLAAASLGERLIAEARENHVTRRAGFYDMTVTTASGQLIARCLGVVHRTERPLIEEAPAAR encoded by the coding sequence GTGACCGCATTCAAGGAGACCCGAGAATGTAACCTTCCGCAGCGTCTCCTCGACCGGTTCCGCGCGGATCCGTACGCCCGGCGGATGGGCTTCGCGCTCCTCGAAGCCGCCCCGGGCTACGCCCGCGTGGCCGTCGACGTGACGCCCGACCTGTTCAATTTTGCCGGCACGCCCCACGGCGGGCTCCTCTTCAGCCTGGCCGACTACGCCTTGGCCGTGGCCAGCAATTCGCACAACCGCATCGCCGTGGCCACCAGCGTGTCGATCCAGTTTCTCGCCGCCGCCTCGCTTGGCGAACGGCTCATCGCCGAAGCGCGGGAAAACCATGTGACGCGCCGCGCCGGGTTCTACGACATGACGGTGACGACCGCCTCCGGCCAGCTCATCGCCCGCTGCTTGGGCGTTGTGCACCGCACGGAGCGGCCGCTGATCGAGGAAGCGCCGGCGGCGCGGTGA
- a CDS encoding Glu/Leu/Phe/Val dehydrogenase dimerization domain-containing protein, which yields MALVERFPEHEQVIFCHDPESGLRAIIALHDTTLGPALGGCRMRPYGSVEEALQDVLRLAEGMTYKCAAADLDFGGGKAVILGDPRTDKSPELFRALGRFVAGLGGRFYTGTDMGTYPEDFVHAAKECPYIVGLPEAYGGSGDSSVPTAYGVVMGIKATAKRLWGSDDLSGRTFAVQGLGKVGFKVVERLWDEGAAKVYVTDVQPEALDRIAQRASARGAELEIVDGAAIYDVPCDVFVPCAIGGILNDETIPRLQCRAVVGAANNQLLEDRHGDELARRGILYAPDYVVNAGGLIQVADELYGYSRERVMKKTEAIYDMVLAIYRRADAEGLSTHEAARRLVAERIARRRRISSIFIPGVAPKWRLR from the coding sequence ATGGCGCTTGTGGAACGGTTTCCCGAGCACGAGCAGGTGATCTTTTGCCACGATCCCGAATCCGGCTTGCGCGCCATCATCGCCCTGCACGACACGACGCTGGGGCCGGCACTGGGCGGCTGCCGCATGCGCCCCTACGGCAGCGTGGAGGAGGCGCTTCAGGATGTCCTGCGCCTGGCCGAGGGCATGACATACAAGTGCGCCGCGGCGGACCTCGATTTCGGCGGCGGCAAGGCGGTCATTCTTGGCGATCCGCGCACCGACAAGTCGCCGGAGCTGTTCCGCGCCCTTGGGCGCTTCGTCGCCGGACTGGGCGGCCGCTTCTACACCGGCACGGACATGGGCACGTACCCGGAAGACTTCGTCCACGCCGCCAAGGAGTGCCCCTACATCGTCGGGCTGCCGGAAGCCTACGGAGGCAGCGGCGACTCCTCCGTTCCCACGGCCTACGGTGTGGTGATGGGGATTAAGGCGACGGCGAAGCGGCTTTGGGGATCGGATGACCTTTCCGGGCGTACCTTTGCCGTGCAGGGGCTGGGCAAAGTCGGCTTCAAAGTGGTGGAGCGGCTGTGGGACGAAGGGGCGGCCAAGGTTTATGTGACCGACGTCCAGCCGGAGGCCCTGGACCGCATCGCGCAGCGGGCCAGCGCGCGCGGCGCGGAGCTGGAGATCGTCGACGGCGCGGCCATCTACGACGTGCCCTGCGACGTCTTTGTCCCCTGCGCCATCGGCGGGATCCTGAACGACGAGACCATCCCGCGTCTCCAGTGCCGGGCCGTCGTCGGCGCGGCGAACAACCAGCTCCTCGAGGATCGGCACGGCGACGAGCTGGCGCGGCGGGGCATCCTCTACGCGCCGGATTACGTCGTCAACGCCGGCGGCCTCATCCAGGTGGCCGACGAGCTCTACGGCTACAGCCGCGAGCGGGTGATGAAGAAGACGGAGGCGATCTACGACATGGTGCTGGCCATCTACCGCCGCGCGGATGCGGAGGGCCTGTCCACTCACGAGGCGGCGCGGCGGCTCGTGGCGGAACGCATTGCCCGCCGCCGGCGCATCAGCAGCATCTTCATCCCCGGCGTGGCGCCGAAGTGGCGGCTGCGCTGA
- a CDS encoding DUF2062 domain-containing protein, whose protein sequence is MNKLYRRLRLECLKLLRTPGAPSKVARGFSVGLFVEFITLPTLGAAFVLLFPLSSLFRGSVPASLIGFVFGKVILPPFLLLNFNLGRLLLGQQAIENAEGGFTFAFIKQHWLAFFLGSAISGAVVALLGFALVYWLLVTSRRNRRRGKRARSVARVGVNVSENGGE, encoded by the coding sequence ATGAACAAACTCTACCGCCGCCTGCGATTGGAATGCCTGAAGCTGCTGCGCACGCCGGGAGCGCCGTCAAAGGTGGCCCGCGGGTTTTCCGTGGGCCTCTTTGTCGAGTTCATCACCCTGCCGACGCTCGGCGCCGCGTTCGTCCTGCTCTTTCCCCTCTCCTCTCTTTTCCGGGGAAGCGTGCCCGCCTCGCTGATCGGTTTTGTGTTCGGCAAGGTCATCCTGCCGCCGTTCCTCCTCCTCAATTTCAACCTCGGCCGCCTGCTCCTTGGGCAGCAAGCGATCGAAAACGCGGAGGGCGGGTTCACGTTCGCGTTCATCAAACAGCACTGGCTGGCCTTTTTCCTCGGCAGTGCGATCTCCGGCGCGGTTGTGGCCCTGTTGGGCTTCGCGCTCGTCTACTGGCTTCTCGTCACCTCCAGGCGCAATCGGCGCCGGGGAAAGCGCGCCCGATCCGTTGCCCGGGTAGGCGTCAACGTCTCGGAAAACGGCGGCGAGTGA
- a CDS encoding Cof-type HAD-IIB family hydrolase, which translates to MEIRLLVSDMDGTLLDEQGRISEENREAIAWFCRQGGRFTLATGRMEASVAPYLERVEVNAPLILYNGARIVDMRTRTVLWEAFLPPEAYELVEAVRAAFPGVNTVLYHSGVAYAYPYTARVAAHERKDGVACAPLDRLADLPPGPLTKVLWIIAPEHLEALRRWVEAQGLDVQFVQSDVDYLECIPQGATKGDGLARLAELLDLPLSAVAAIGDNLNDYEMIRRAGFGVAVANAHPKLKEAADWISPPHGEHAVAACIAKLRREGRVPLAPR; encoded by the coding sequence GTGGAGATCCGGCTGTTGGTCAGCGACATGGACGGGACGCTCCTGGACGAGCAGGGGCGGATTAGCGAGGAAAACCGTGAGGCCATCGCGTGGTTCTGCCGGCAGGGAGGGCGGTTTACGCTGGCCACGGGGCGGATGGAGGCGTCGGTGGCCCCCTACTTGGAGCGGGTCGAGGTCAACGCCCCGCTCATCCTGTACAACGGCGCGCGCATCGTCGACATGCGGACGCGCACGGTGCTGTGGGAGGCCTTCTTGCCGCCCGAGGCGTACGAACTCGTGGAGGCCGTCCGCGCGGCGTTCCCCGGTGTGAACACGGTGCTCTACCACAGCGGCGTGGCCTACGCCTATCCCTATACCGCGCGCGTCGCCGCCCATGAGCGGAAGGACGGCGTCGCCTGCGCGCCTCTTGACCGGCTGGCCGATCTGCCGCCCGGCCCCCTGACGAAGGTGCTGTGGATCATCGCCCCGGAGCATCTGGAGGCCCTCAGGCGCTGGGTCGAGGCGCAGGGGCTGGACGTGCAGTTCGTGCAGTCCGATGTGGACTACCTCGAATGCATACCGCAGGGCGCGACAAAAGGGGATGGCCTTGCGCGCTTGGCCGAGCTGCTTGACCTTCCCCTGTCGGCGGTGGCGGCCATCGGCGACAACTTGAACGACTACGAGATGATCCGACGCGCCGGCTTCGGCGTCGCCGTGGCCAACGCCCATCCGAAGCTGAAGGAAGCCGCTGACTGGATCAGCCCGCCCCACGGCGAGCACGCCGTGGCCGCCTGCATCGCCAAACTGCGCCGCGAGGGGAGGGTTCCTCTTGCCCCGCGATGA
- a CDS encoding ABC transporter ATP-binding protein encodes MLPRKPTPIPNPLVLRVVSVTKQYGGKKAVHNVSFEVGAGEIVGLLGPNGAGKTTMMNLIAGLVRPTAGTIEIEGHDVFREPIQAKQARFFVPDTPAPFSGMTGAEYLHFVAAAYGIPAGERDSRMAPYVRGFHLEDHLDKKVSACSHGTKQKLVLTAAFLVRPRLLMLDEPLIGLDTPAAVFLKDALKAHAAKGGSVLMSTHLMFLAEELCDRVVILSRGRRVAAGTLASLRARAGDEQATLEELFLELTRNGTEV; translated from the coding sequence ATGCTCCCCCGAAAACCAACGCCCATTCCCAATCCCCTTGTTCTGCGCGTGGTCTCCGTGACCAAGCAGTACGGGGGCAAGAAGGCGGTCCACAACGTCTCGTTTGAAGTCGGAGCGGGCGAAATTGTGGGACTTCTGGGCCCGAACGGTGCCGGGAAGACGACGATGATGAACCTGATCGCCGGACTGGTGCGCCCCACCGCCGGGACGATCGAGATTGAGGGGCACGACGTGTTCCGCGAGCCAATCCAGGCCAAACAGGCGCGCTTTTTTGTGCCGGATACCCCGGCGCCCTTTTCGGGCATGACCGGCGCCGAATACCTCCACTTTGTCGCTGCGGCTTACGGAATTCCCGCCGGGGAACGGGACAGCCGGATGGCACCGTATGTCCGGGGATTCCACTTGGAGGATCATCTTGACAAGAAGGTGTCCGCATGCTCCCATGGCACGAAGCAGAAGCTGGTGCTCACCGCTGCATTCCTCGTGCGCCCGCGTCTGCTGATGCTGGACGAGCCGCTCATCGGTTTGGATACTCCTGCCGCGGTTTTTCTGAAAGACGCCTTGAAAGCCCATGCGGCAAAGGGCGGCAGCGTCCTGATGTCCACGCATTTGATGTTCCTGGCCGAAGAGTTGTGTGACCGGGTGGTGATTCTGTCCCGCGGCAGGAGGGTTGCCGCGGGCACCCTGGCGTCGCTTCGGGCTCGGGCAGGCGATGAGCAGGCCACCCTGGAAGAACTGTTTCTGGAGTTGACCCGCAATGGCACCGAGGTCTAA
- a CDS encoding aldehyde dehydrogenase family protein, whose protein sequence is MLKDRYLLFINGQHVESESGEYFDTYNPATGEVIAKVAKATRADVDKAVEAARNALENGKWARYPASRRAQILNRIAAIMRERFDELCKLEVLNSGKALSAAKGQVMQAIEDFELYAAAALAFEGRTKPVPKGFFHYTVKEPVGVCAQIVPWNYPLMMAAWKIAPALAAGCSIVLKPASLTPITALVLAEICHEAGVPEGVINVVTGSGADIGAYLVEHPGVDKVAFTGETTTGKDIMARASETLKRVTLELGGKSPNLVFEDADIDAAVDGSLFGIYYNTGQSCEARSRLFVHESIYDEFLHKFVEKAKKLKVGDPLDPSTHIGAVISAKQVDVIDSYVRLAEREGARVLYGGERLTVPGFEKGHWYAPTVIVDVTNDMRVAQEEIFGPVVVVMKFRDEKEAVRLANDTIYGLAAALWTKDFARAHRVAGQLKAGVVMINNPFSAFPGLPFGGYKQSGFGRELAIESLELYTETKSVLAYIGEKPLNPFGV, encoded by the coding sequence ATGCTGAAGGACCGGTACCTCCTGTTCATCAACGGGCAGCATGTGGAGAGCGAAAGCGGCGAGTATTTCGACACCTACAACCCGGCCACGGGCGAGGTGATCGCCAAGGTGGCCAAGGCCACCCGCGCCGACGTGGACAAGGCCGTGGAAGCGGCGCGCAACGCCCTCGAAAACGGCAAGTGGGCCCGCTATCCGGCCTCCCGCCGCGCGCAGATCCTGAACCGCATCGCCGCCATCATGCGCGAACGTTTTGACGAGCTGTGCAAGCTGGAGGTGCTCAACAGCGGGAAGGCCCTCTCGGCGGCGAAGGGCCAAGTGATGCAGGCCATCGAGGACTTCGAGCTGTACGCCGCCGCGGCGCTGGCCTTCGAGGGCCGCACGAAGCCGGTGCCGAAGGGCTTCTTCCACTACACGGTGAAGGAGCCGGTCGGCGTCTGCGCCCAGATCGTGCCGTGGAACTACCCGCTGATGATGGCGGCGTGGAAGATTGCCCCCGCCCTGGCCGCCGGTTGCTCCATCGTCCTGAAGCCGGCGAGCCTCACGCCGATCACCGCCCTCGTGCTGGCGGAGATCTGCCACGAAGCGGGCGTCCCCGAAGGCGTGATCAACGTGGTGACCGGCAGCGGGGCCGACATCGGCGCCTACCTCGTCGAGCACCCCGGCGTGGACAAGGTGGCCTTCACCGGCGAAACGACGACGGGGAAGGACATCATGGCCCGCGCGTCGGAAACGCTCAAGCGCGTCACGCTGGAGCTCGGCGGCAAGTCGCCGAACCTCGTGTTTGAAGACGCCGACATCGACGCGGCCGTCGACGGCTCCCTGTTCGGCATCTACTACAACACCGGGCAGTCCTGCGAGGCCCGCTCACGCCTGTTCGTCCACGAGTCGATCTACGATGAATTCCTGCACAAGTTTGTGGAGAAGGCGAAGAAGCTCAAGGTGGGCGACCCCCTCGACCCGAGCACCCACATCGGCGCCGTCATCTCCGCCAAGCAGGTGGACGTCATCGATTCCTACGTGCGCCTGGCCGAGCGGGAAGGGGCACGCGTCCTCTACGGCGGCGAGCGGCTCACCGTGCCGGGCTTCGAGAAGGGCCACTGGTACGCGCCGACGGTGATCGTCGACGTGACGAACGACATGCGCGTGGCCCAGGAGGAGATCTTCGGCCCCGTCGTCGTGGTGATGAAGTTCCGCGACGAGAAGGAGGCCGTGCGCCTGGCCAACGACACGATCTACGGCCTGGCCGCGGCGCTGTGGACGAAGGACTTCGCCCGCGCCCACCGCGTGGCCGGACAGCTCAAGGCCGGTGTGGTGATGATCAACAACCCCTTCTCCGCCTTCCCGGGCCTGCCCTTCGGGGGCTACAAGCAGTCGGGCTTTGGCCGGGAGCTGGCCATCGAGTCGCTGGAGCTGTACACGGAAACGAAGAGCGTGCTCGCCTACATCGGCGAAAAGCCGCTCAACCCGTTCGGCGTCTAA
- the pdhA gene encoding pyruvate dehydrogenase (acetyl-transferring) E1 component subunit alpha: MEERFPLYRVLEPDGTLDEAARERLPAELRLSLYRQMVLARTFDRKAVNLQRTGRIGTYAPFEGQEAAQVGSAAALDPGDWLFPTYRDHAATMTFGQPLLTILLYWSGRLEGCVPPEGKHILPPYVPIATQIPHAVGAAWAAKLRGEKTVTLVYFGDGAASEGDFHEGLNFAGVFQVPVVFFCQNNGYAISVPFARQSASRTIAQRALAYDMEGVRVDGNDVLAVYLVTKKALDRARAGGGPTLIEAVTWRYGAHTTADDPTKYRDQQESQARRAFDPVDRLRRHLMAEGLWDDEQEAALLAECDARVSAAVRELEAYPPADVAHLYDFVLAELPWFVREQREAALARKKEGASAWRS, encoded by the coding sequence ATGGAGGAGCGCTTTCCCCTGTATCGCGTGCTGGAGCCGGACGGCACCCTGGACGAGGCGGCGCGCGAACGGCTGCCGGCCGAACTGCGCCTGAGCCTGTACCGCCAGATGGTTCTGGCGCGCACCTTTGACCGCAAGGCGGTGAACCTGCAGCGAACGGGGCGCATCGGCACCTACGCCCCCTTTGAAGGGCAGGAGGCGGCCCAGGTGGGCAGCGCCGCCGCCCTCGACCCGGGCGACTGGCTCTTTCCCACCTACCGCGACCACGCCGCGACAATGACCTTCGGCCAGCCGCTCTTGACCATCCTGCTGTACTGGTCGGGGCGCCTGGAAGGCTGCGTGCCTCCGGAGGGCAAGCACATCCTGCCGCCCTACGTGCCCATTGCCACGCAGATTCCCCATGCCGTCGGCGCGGCGTGGGCGGCCAAGCTGCGCGGCGAGAAGACGGTGACCCTCGTCTATTTCGGCGACGGGGCGGCGTCGGAGGGCGATTTCCACGAGGGGCTCAACTTTGCCGGCGTGTTCCAGGTGCCCGTCGTCTTCTTTTGCCAGAACAACGGGTACGCCATCAGCGTGCCCTTTGCGCGCCAGTCGGCGTCGCGCACCATCGCCCAGCGCGCCCTGGCCTACGACATGGAAGGGGTGCGCGTCGACGGGAACGACGTGCTGGCCGTCTACCTCGTGACGAAGAAGGCCCTCGACAGGGCCCGCGCCGGCGGCGGGCCGACGCTGATCGAGGCCGTCACCTGGCGCTACGGCGCGCACACGACGGCCGACGACCCGACGAAGTACCGCGACCAGCAGGAATCCCAGGCCCGCCGGGCCTTTGACCCGGTCGACCGCCTGCGGCGCCACCTGATGGCGGAAGGGCTGTGGGACGACGAACAGGAGGCGGCGCTCCTCGCCGAGTGCGACGCGCGCGTTTCGGCGGCGGTGCGGGAGCTGGAGGCGTACCCGCCGGCCGACGTGGCCCACCTGTACGACTTCGTCCTTGCCGAGCTGCCGTGGTTTGTCCGCGAGCAGCGCGAGGCGGCGCTGGCGCGCAAGAAGGAGGGGGCTTCCGCATGGCGCAGCTGA
- a CDS encoding thioesterase family protein, whose protein sequence is MKPGLAVGHKETIAVTVTEEMCAGFGGKRIHPVLSTVSMVYYLEWAGRKVIEPFLEDGEEGIGAAISVEHRAPAPVGKRVTFTAEAIEVTPKRVVCRVWAEHDKAVVGEGVFTQVILPKARIEERIHAMA, encoded by the coding sequence GTGAAACCGGGCTTGGCCGTCGGGCATAAGGAGACGATTGCCGTCACCGTCACCGAGGAGATGTGTGCCGGCTTCGGAGGCAAGCGCATCCATCCCGTCCTCTCCACCGTGTCGATGGTGTACTACCTGGAGTGGGCCGGGCGCAAGGTGATCGAACCGTTTCTGGAGGACGGGGAAGAAGGGATCGGCGCGGCCATCTCCGTTGAGCACCGCGCCCCCGCTCCCGTGGGGAAGCGGGTGACGTTTACCGCCGAGGCGATCGAGGTGACGCCGAAGCGGGTCGTCTGCCGCGTGTGGGCCGAACACGACAAGGCCGTCGTTGGCGAGGGGGTCTTCACGCAGGTGATCCTGCCCAAGGCGCGCATCGAAGAACGCATCCATGCCATGGCCTAG
- a CDS encoding gamma-glutamylcyclotransferase family protein → MAKRTGGQRQPDRLPGLQGELVFVYGTLKRGSPYHALYLGGRGRYLGVACACGELWDTGWGYPALVPGVGWVHGELYGGLGADDLAHLDEWEDYHGPHHANNLYERVRRIVWWTDDEGLARPVSAWVYEAAPRLRAHLAQHGRKVNSGVWPVPG, encoded by the coding sequence ATGGCCAAAAGGACCGGTGGCCAGCGCCAACCGGACAGGCTTCCGGGCCTCCAAGGGGAGCTCGTTTTTGTGTATGGCACGCTGAAACGGGGCAGTCCCTACCACGCCCTCTACCTGGGCGGGCGTGGCCGGTATCTTGGCGTCGCCTGCGCCTGTGGCGAGCTGTGGGACACGGGATGGGGTTACCCGGCCCTGGTGCCGGGGGTAGGATGGGTGCACGGTGAGCTCTACGGCGGTCTTGGGGCGGACGATCTGGCGCATCTTGACGAATGGGAAGACTACCACGGCCCCCACCACGCAAACAACCTGTACGAGCGAGTGCGGCGCATCGTGTGGTGGACGGATGACGAGGGCCTGGCCCGTCCGGTGTCCGCGTGGGTCTACGAGGCCGCGCCGCGCCTGCGCGCGCACCTCGCCCAGCACGGACGGAAGGTGAACAGCGGCGTGTGGCCCGTCCCCGGGTAA
- a CDS encoding NAD(P)H-dependent flavin oxidoreductase: MKRLLELLDIRYPIIQGGMGNISSGELCAAVSEAGGLGQIGAGTLPPEELRARIETARRLTDKPFAVNLPLSVHPDLERVVEVVLETGVPVVSLSAGNPAPWIPLFKERGRRVMVTVASVRQAQKAAAAGADILVAEGVEAAGKNAPLELTTMTLIPQIASAVDVPVVAAGGIADARGFVAALALGASGVQMGTRFVATKEARVHARYKDALVAATDTDTLVVGRSVGRVTRLLATPYARMVAAREREGLTEAEFDRLTSEESHVRGAIEGRLEDGHVNAGQIAGLIADVPTVREVIARIVAESGPLIEGLAAAWRTLDTPAQGGNER; this comes from the coding sequence GTGAAGCGGCTCCTGGAACTCCTCGACATCCGCTATCCCATCATCCAAGGCGGGATGGGCAACATCTCCAGCGGCGAGCTGTGCGCCGCCGTGTCCGAGGCCGGCGGGTTGGGCCAAATCGGCGCCGGCACGCTCCCGCCGGAGGAGCTGCGCGCGCGCATCGAGACGGCCCGGCGGCTGACCGACAAGCCCTTTGCCGTCAACCTTCCCCTGTCCGTCCATCCCGACCTGGAACGCGTCGTCGAGGTGGTGCTCGAGACCGGCGTGCCGGTGGTCAGCCTCTCCGCCGGCAACCCGGCGCCGTGGATTCCGCTCTTCAAGGAACGCGGCCGGCGGGTGATGGTGACGGTGGCGTCGGTGCGCCAGGCGCAAAAGGCGGCCGCCGCCGGGGCCGACATTCTTGTGGCCGAAGGGGTGGAGGCGGCGGGGAAAAACGCGCCGCTGGAGCTGACGACGATGACGCTCATCCCACAGATCGCCTCCGCCGTTGACGTGCCGGTGGTGGCGGCGGGCGGAATCGCCGACGCCCGCGGCTTTGTCGCCGCCCTCGCCCTGGGGGCCAGCGGGGTGCAGATGGGCACGCGCTTCGTGGCGACGAAGGAGGCCCGCGTCCACGCCCGCTACAAGGACGCTCTCGTGGCGGCAACGGATACCGACACCCTTGTGGTCGGGCGCTCGGTGGGGCGGGTGACGCGCCTCCTCGCCACGCCCTACGCCCGGATGGTGGCCGCGCGCGAGCGGGAGGGGCTGACGGAGGCGGAGTTCGACCGGCTGACGAGCGAGGAGAGCCATGTCCGCGGGGCGATCGAGGGTCGCCTCGAAGACGGGCACGTCAACGCCGGGCAGATCGCCGGTCTGATCGCCGATGTGCCGACGGTGCGCGAGGTGATTGCGCGCATCGTCGCCGAAAGCGGGCCGCTGATCGAGGGGCTGGCGGCGGCGTGGCGGACATTGGACACCCCAGCGCAAGGAGGGAACGAGCGGTGA
- a CDS encoding gamma carbonic anhydrase family protein, translating to MRYALGDKRPRVHETAFIAPGAQIIGDVTIGPESSVWFNAVLRGDEAPIVIGAAVNVQDNSTLHMYEKYPLILEDEVSVGHNVILHGCHVKRGALVGMGSVILDGVEIGEYALIGANTFLPSGKKIPPYTLVLGSPGKVVRELTEQDLELVKMTTRVYREKAKQFRESLVRCAD from the coding sequence ATGCGCTACGCCCTTGGCGACAAGCGACCGCGGGTGCACGAGACGGCCTTCATCGCCCCCGGCGCCCAAATCATCGGCGACGTGACCATCGGTCCGGAGTCGAGCGTCTGGTTCAACGCCGTCCTCCGCGGCGACGAGGCGCCCATCGTCATCGGCGCCGCCGTCAACGTGCAGGACAACTCCACCCTGCACATGTATGAAAAGTACCCGCTCATTCTCGAAGACGAGGTCTCCGTGGGCCACAACGTGATCCTTCACGGGTGCCACGTGAAGCGGGGGGCGCTCGTCGGGATGGGCTCGGTCATTCTCGACGGCGTGGAAATCGGGGAATACGCCCTCATCGGGGCCAACACCTTCCTCCCGTCGGGGAAGAAGATCCCGCCCTACACGCTGGTGCTGGGCTCGCCGGGAAAGGTGGTGCGCGAGCTGACCGAGCAGGACCTCGAGCTGGTCAAGATGACCACGCGCGTGTACCGGGAGAAAGCGAAGCAGTTCCGCGAAAGCCTCGTGCGGTGCGCAGATTGA